The proteins below are encoded in one region of Kazachstania africana CBS 2517 chromosome 6, complete genome:
- the MET17 gene encoding bifunctional cysteine synthase/O-acetylhomoserine aminocarboxypropyltransferase MET17 (similar to Saccharomyces cerevisiae MET17 (YLR303W); ancestral locus Anc_4.53) yields the protein MPSHFDTIQLHAGQEDAGDNAHRPRAVPIYATTSYVFDDSKHGSQLFGLEVPGYVYSRFQNPTSNVLEERIAALEGGAAALAVASGQAAQTLAIQGLAHNGDNIVATSYLYGGTYNQFKVAFKRFGIEARFVEGDNQDDFEKQFDERTKCVYLESIGNPKYNVPDFEKIVAVAHKHGIPVMVDNTFGAGGFFCQPIKYGVDIVTHSATKWIGGHGTTLGGVIIDSGKFPWKDYPEKFPQFSKPAEGYHGTIYNEAYGNLAYIVHVRTELLRDLGSLMSPFAAFLLLQGVETLSLRGERHGENALKLAKWLEQSPYVSWVSYPGLPSHSHHENAKKYLSNGFGGMLSFGVKDLPNADTETDPFKLSGAQVVDNLKIASNLANVGDSKTLVIAPYFTTHQQLNDEEKLASGVTKDLIRVSVGTEFIDDIINDFQQSFERTFEGKIPN from the coding sequence ATGCCTTCCCATTTTGATACAATTCAATTACACGCCGGTCAAGAAGATGCCGGCGATAACGCTCACAGACCAAGAGCTGTCCCAATCTACGCCACCACCTCTTACGTTTTTGACGACTCCAAGCATGGTTCTCAATTATTCGGTTTAGAGGTTCCAGGCTATGTCTACTCTCGTTTTCAAAATCCAACTTCTAATGTCCtagaagaaagaattgcTGCTTTAGAAGGCGGTGCTGCCGCTTTAGCTGTCGCTTCTGGTCAAGCTGCTCAAACTCTTGCTATCCAAGGTTTGGCTCACAACGGTGACAACATTGTCGCTACTTCCTACCTTTACGGTGGTACTTACAATCAATTCAAAGTTGCTTTCAAGAGATTCGGAATTGAAGCTAGATTTGTTGAAGGTGATAATCaagatgattttgaaaaacaatttGACGAAAGAACAAAGTGTGTTTACTTAGAAAGTATTGGTAACCCAAAATACAATGTCCCAGATTTTGAGAAAATTGTTGCTGTGGCTCACAAACACGGTATTCCAGTAATGGTTGATAATACTTTCGGTGCTGGTGGTTTCTTCTGTCAACCAATCAAGTACGGTGTCGATATCGTCACTCATTCAGCCACTAAGTGGATTGGTGGTCATGGTACTACCCTTGGTGGTGTCATTATTGACTCAGGTAAGTTCCCATGGAAGGACTACCCTGAGAAATTCCcacaattttcaaaaccaGCTGAAGGTTATCATGGCACCATTTACAATGAAGCCTATGGTAATTTAGCATACATTGTTCACGTTAGAACAGAGCTACTAAGAGACTTAGGCTCCTTAATGAGTCCATTTGCTGCTTTCCTTCTATTACAAGGTGTCGAAACTTTATCCTTAAGAGGTGAAAGACATGGAGAAAATGCTTTAAAACTTGCTAAATGGTTAGAACAATCTCCTTATGTCTCTTGGGTATCTTATCCTGGTTTACCATCTCATTCACATCATGAAAATGCTAAGAAATATCTATCAAATGGTTTTGGTGGTATGCTATCTTTTGGTGTTAAGGACTTACCAAACGCAGACACAGAAACAGATCCATTCAAGTTATCTGGTGCTCAAGTCGTCGACAACTTAAAAATAGCTTCTAACTTGGCCAATGTCGGTGATTCTAAGACCTTAGTCATCGCCCCATACTTCACTACTCATCAACaattaaatgatgaagaaaaattagcCTCCGGTGTCACTAAAGATTTGATCAGAGTCTCCGTTGGTACCGAATTTATTGACGATATAATTAATGACTTCCAACAATCCTTCGAAAGGACCTTTGAAGgcaaaattccaaattgA
- the TYW3 gene encoding tRNA methyltransferase TYW3 (similar to Saccharomyces cerevisiae TYW3 (YGL050W); ancestral locus Anc_4.55), whose product MSQVSAQNSFNQKKASILKEISSTASDLSPKGSIDELCLPVMDLINSHNDMVTTSSCSGRISVFVEGTKRKTNETDLKVGGKGQGGKWLYVSHDINKVIGWMDTLNDVTFVEDKRSSPLPSDLDGSLRYILYKYEPFILHVKCRDFETASHLYNVAMSCGFRESGIGSNNLVAIRINIKLDVPIGYLNEENDALSFFVTKEYINLLDQLTLSKFNDNTKKMAELYRKVENEMINVTEAATMDNSSKVGKVKQETKDERRERKRREGLERQRQVQQRKEEQEISQ is encoded by the coding sequence ATGTCACAGGTTAGTGCACAAAACTCtttcaatcaaaaaaaagcttCTATACTGAAGGAAATATCCTCTACTGCGTCTGACTTATCGCCAAAGGGATCTATCGATGAGCTATGTTTGCCTGTCATGGACTTGATCAACTCTCACAACGATATGGTGACAACCTCATCTTGCTCTGGTAGGATTAGTGTTTTTGTGGAAGGTACGAAGAGGAAAACTAATGAGACTGACCTTAAAGTTGGTGGAAAAGGTCAAGGTGGTAAATGGCTATATGTTTCACATGATATAAACAAGGTAATTGGATGGATGGATACGTTGAATGATGTCACATTTGTTGAGGACAAACGTTCCTCTCCTTTACCATCAGACCTTGATGGAAGCTTACGTTACATTCTGTATAAATATGAACCTTTTATTTTGCACGTTAAATGTAGAGACTTTGAAACTGCTTCCCATTTATATAACGTAGCAATGTCCTGTGGGTTCAGAGAAAGTGGGATTGGTTCCAACAACCTTGTGGCTATACGGATCAACATCAAGCTTGATGTGCCAATTGGATATTTGAACGAGGAAAACGATGCATTGTCATTCTTTGTGACAAAggaatatatcaatttgCTCGATCAACTtacattatcaaaattcaatgacaATACTAAAAAAATGGCTGAACTTTACAGGAAGGTAGAGAATGAAATGATAAATGTGACTGAGGCAGCAACAATGgataattcatcaaaagtAGGAAAAGTCAAACAAGAAACAAAGGATGAAAGgagagaaagaaagagaaggGAGGGTTTGGAAAGACAACGTCAGGTTCAACAACGTAAAGAAGAGCAAGAAATATCTCAGtaa
- the TIF4632 gene encoding translation initiation factor eIF4G (similar to Saccharomyces cerevisiae TIF4632 (YGL049C) and TIF4631 (YGR162W); ancestral locus Anc_4.56) yields the protein MTEEKVPQKVEGQEEREPQQKQQQSSPTRKFQQQNYGTYNRYQGKRNSSYAGNRQHGNNKYNNGNRYNNESGSGHYYSAAKYNGHYRNSNRNSIPAGNMNGGWPNYYMPQMYYMAPQMAAAMGTGMPVDMPSMPPLPQPPHLSPPPTLDSNVSPNSSVASTPNQVHKKIEITTKSGKALNLNELHSQLKSNSNSAPSSRDETPSVPLHDVSANTNDSIEPKESTPSDKTVKAIKEDTEDSKSKAEQIRKDFLEQVRLRKLQMDKNKNKGKESIEETTTEGKVPDAKELPETANEAPVSNSEVSSTKTGDEANREPLYVPEAIKREEETPESSEKIITFAERLKLKKQASTSGEIKSVHKEVSFSDTTTTIDNSEKEDSPSIEVQLEATTEDDTLETFPEGVTLNMSQFLDRLSKVKPISDIYSFKYPSPIESPDTKYKKVHAKYTYGPTFLLQFKDNVTPIADEEWITSTQSKIIILAGMGSGNRSQRLRENRSSVSLNGGQNRNMSMRNDGRSNSRSMSKRQQSRRYDEKRSNRSSYISRKDREKANEDKPKEEVAPLVPSANRWIPRSKAKTIEKKLAPDGVTELISKEDIERKTKSLLNKLTLEKFDPISADLLAMANQSKWETNGESLKDIIEYIFLKACDEPFWSSMYAQLCAKMVKDIDSEIKDENNESKVGPKLVLHYLVVRCHTEFEKGWADKLPTNEDGSPLEPEMMSDEYYAAAAAKRRGLGLVRFIGFLYRLNLLSGKMMFECFRRLMKDLSDNPSEDVLESVVELLTTVGEQFESDSFNAGKGTLEGSVLLDSLFQIIQNIIDENKIPSRIKFKLIDVKELREHKGWNSEKNNAGPKTIQEIHDEDEKERQLKANSRANSRRSTYTSSVRGSSNNNHHNFSSGSSRNPFKREASRDNFVSSTRSASNRFNQRNQPKSEQQTTSRPTLAANRFDALMGAGEED from the coding sequence ATGACTGAAGAGAAAGTTCCTCAGAAGGTTGAGGGACAGGAGGAACGTGAACCTCAACAAAAACAACAGCAAAGTTCTCCTACTCGTAAGTTTCAGCAACAAAATTATGGAACTTACAATCGCTATCAAGGAAAACGTAATAGCTCCTACGCTGGTAATAGACAGCATGGGAATAACAAGTACAATAACGGGAACAGATACAACAATGAGTCTGGTAGTGGTCACTATTATTCTGCAGCAAAGTATAATGGTCATTATAGAAACAGTAATAGAAACTCTATTCCAGCTGGTAATATGAACGGAGGGTGGCCCAATTATTACATGCCTCAAATGTACTACATGGCTCCACAAATGGCAGCTGCAATGGGTACCGGTATGCCCGTAGATATGCCATCCATGCCCCCCTTACCGCAACCACCACACTTGAGTCCTCCACCAACTCTTGATTCAAACGTGAGCCCCAATAGTAGTGTGGCTAGCACGCCTAATCAAGTTCATAAAAAGATAGAAATCACCACAAAGAGTGGTAAAGCACTGAATTTGAATGAGTTACATTCtcaattgaaatcaaattctaaTTCTGCTCCAAGCTCTCGTGATGAAACACCGTCTGTACCTTTACATGATGTTAGCGCTAATACAAATGATTCAATTGAACCTAAGGAATCCACTCCCAGTGATAAGACAGTTAAAGCTATCAAAGAAGATACGGAAGATAGTAAAAGTAAAGCAGAGCAAATTAGAAAGGATTTCCTTGAACAAGTTAGATTACGTAAGTTACAAATGGATAAGAACAAGAATAAGGGAAAAGAAAGCATTGAAGAAACGACCACCGAAGGGAAAGTTCCAGATGCAAAGGAGCTTCCTGAAACTGCTAATGAAGCACCAGTTAGTAATAGCGAAGTTTCTTCTACAAAGACTGGTGATGAAGCAAACAGAGAACCATTATATGTACCAGAAGCAATTAAAagggaagaagaaactCCTGAATCATCTGAAAAAATCATAACATTTGCAGAAAgattaaaattgaaaaaacaagCTTCGACTTCTGGTGAAATTAAATCAGTTCATAAGGAAGTCTCCTTTAGTGACACTACCACCACAATCGATAATagtgaaaaagaagattcgCCATCTATTGAAGTACAATTAGAAGCAACCACTGAAGATGATACTTTGGAAACTTTCCCGGAAGGTGTCACTCTAAACATGTCTCAATTCTTAGATAGATTGTCAAAGGTTAAACCAATAAGTGATATTTATTCCTTCAAATACCCAAGCCCTATTGAGAGTCCTGatacaaaatataaaaaagtTCACGCTAAATATACCTATGGTCCAACTTTCCTTTTACAATTCAAGGATAATGTCACACCTATAGCTGATGAAGAATGGATTACAAGCACACAATCTAAGATTATTATCCTAGCAGGTATGGGCTCTGGTAACAGATCACAAAGATTAAGAGAAAACAGGTCGAGTGTATCATTAAATGGCGGTCAAAACAGAAATATGTCAATGAGAAATGATGGAAGATCAAATTCCAGATCAATGTCAAAAAGACAACAATCTAGGAGGTATGACgaaaaaagatcaaataGGTCTTCTTAcatatcaagaaaagatcGTGAAAAGGCTAATGAAGATAAACCAAAGGAAGAAGTTGCTCCATTGGTTCCAAGCGCAAATAGATGGATTCCAAGGTCAAAGGCTAAgacaattgaaaagaaattggcACCTGATGGAGTTACAGAGTTGATAAGcaaagaagatattgaaaggAAGACCAAATCTTTGTTAAACAAATTGacacttgaaaaattcgatcCAATTTCAGCGGACCTTCTTGCAATGGCTAATCAATCGAAATGGGAAACCAATGGTGAATCTCTAAAGGATATTATCGAATATATATTCCTCAAAGCTTGTGATGAACCGTTTTGGTCAAGTATGTATGCACAGCTTTGCGCAAAGATGGTTAAAGACATTGATTCGGAAAtcaaagatgaaaataatgaatctAAGGTTGGTCCAAAACTAGTTCTACATTATTTGGTTGTTAGATGTCACACAGAATTCGAAAAAGGTTGGGCTGACAAATTACCAACAAATGAAGATGGCTCTCCATTAGAACCCGAAATGATGTCAGACGAGTATTATGCTGCGGCTGCAGCCAAGAGAAGAGGCCTTGGTCTGGTTAGATTTATTGGTTTCTTGTACAGGTTGAACTTATTGAGCGGTAAAATGATGTTTGAATGTTTCCGTAGATTGATGAAGGATTTAAGTGACAATCCTTCGGAAGATGTTTTAGAATCTGTTGTGGAATTATTAACTACAGTTGGtgaacaatttgaaagtgatAGCTTCAACGCTGGTAAGGGTACCCTTGAAGGTTCTGTTCTATTAGATAGTTTATtccaaattattcaaaatatcattgaTGAGAACAAAATTCCAAGTAgaattaaattcaaattaattgatGTCAAAGAATTAAGAGAACATAAAGGTTGGAACAGTGAAAAGAATAACGCTGGTCCAAAGACTATACAAGAAATTcacgatgaagatgaaaaagaacGTCAATTAAAGGCAAACTCTAGAGCCAATTCCAGACGTTCCACTTATACTTCGAGCGTCCGTGGCTCATCTAACAATAACCATCATAACTTTTCATCTGGTTCAAGCAGAAATCCATTTAAAAGAGAGGCATCAAgagataattttgtatcaTCCACCAGATCAGCATCAAATAGATTTAATCAGAGAAATCAACCAAAATCTGAGCAACAAACGACTAGCCGTCCAACACTTGCAGCCAATAGGTTTGACGCTTTAATGGGTGcaggagaagaagattaa
- the RPT6 gene encoding proteasome regulatory particle base subunit RPT6 (similar to Saccharomyces cerevisiae RPT6 (YGL048C); ancestral locus Anc_4.57) — MTSAAVQILSMQSHESGIKPYFEQKIQETELKIRAKTDNLKRLEAQRNSLNERVRFIKDELRLLQEPGSYVGEVLKVVSDKKVLVKVQPEGKYIVDVAKDINVKDLKVSQRVCLKSDSYMLHKILENKADPLVSLMMVEKVPDSTYDMVGGLTKQIKEIKEVIELPVKHPELFESLGIAQPKGVILYGPPGTGKTLLARAVAHHTDCKFIRVSGAELVQKYIGEGSRMVRELFVMAREHAPSIIFMDEIDSIGSSRVESGSGGGDSEVQRTMLELLNQLDGFETSKDIKIIMATNRLDILDPALLRPGRIDRKIEFPPPTVAARTEILRIHSRKMNLTRGINLRKIADKMNGCSGADVKGVCTEAGMYALRERRIHVTQEDFELAVGKVMNKNQETAISVAKLFK, encoded by the coding sequence ATGACTTCGGCTGCTGTGCAAATTCTATCAATGCAATCCCACGAAAGTGGTATTAAACCATATTTTGagcaaaaaattcaagaaacagAGTTAAAAATCCGTGCTAAAACAGATAATCTGAAAAGATTGGAAGCACAAagaaattcattaaatgaGAGAGTTCGTTTCATTAAAGATGAGTTACGTTTATTACAAGAACCAGGTTCCTATGTTGGTGAAGTTCTTAAAGTTGTGTCCGATAAGAAAGTGCTAGTTAAAGTTCAACCTGAAGGTAAATATATCGTTGATGTGGCCAAGGATATCAACGttaaagatttgaaagtttcaCAAAGAGTATGTTTGAAGAGTGACTCCTATATGTTACATAAGATATTGGAAAACAAGGCAGATCCATTAGTCTCGTTGATGATGGTGGAAAAAGTTCCAGATTCCACATATGACATGGTTGGTGGTTTGACAaaacaaattaaagaaattaaagaagtCATTGAATTGCCTGTGAAGCATCctgaactttttgaaagtttggGTATTGCACAGCCAAAGGGTGTTATTCTTTATGGACCACCGGGTACTGGTAAGACGTTACTTGCCAGAGCTGTTGCACATCATACTGACTGTAAATTTATCAGGGTGAGTGGTGCAGAATTagttcaaaaatatattggtGAAGGTTCCAGAATGGTTCGTGAATTATTCGTAATGGCCAGAGAACACGCACCATCCATCATTTTCATGGACGAAATTGATTCCATTGGTTCCAGCCGTGTAGAAAGCGGTTCTGGGGGTGGTGATTCCGAAGTCCAAAGAACCATGTTGgaattattgaatcaaTTAGACGGGTTCGAAACGTCAAAggatatcaaaattatcatgGCCACAAATAGATTAGATATTCTAGACCCTGCATTGTTGAGACCCGGTAGAATAGATAGAAAGATTGAATTTCCACCACCAACAGTTGCGGCAAGAACAGAAATTTTAAGAATCCATTCCAGAAAGATGAACTTGACGCGTGGTATTAATCTAAGAAAGATAGCAGACAAGATGAATGGCTGTTCAGGTGCCGATGTGAAAGGTGTCTGCACAGAAGCCGGTATGTATGCATtgagagaaagaagaatacaTGTGACACAAGAGGATTTCGAACTCGCTGTCGGTAAAGTCATGAACAAGAACCAAGAAACTGCCATCTCCGTCGCAAAACTGTTCAAGTAG